One window of Zalophus californianus isolate mZalCal1 chromosome 3, mZalCal1.pri.v2, whole genome shotgun sequence genomic DNA carries:
- the EN1 gene encoding homeobox protein engrailed-1: protein MEEQQPEPKSQRDSGLGAAAVAAAPGSLSLSLSPGASGSSGSDGDSVPVSPQPAPPSPPAAPCLPPLAHHPHLPPHPPPPPPPPPQHLAAPAHQPQPAAQLHRTTNFFIDNILRPDFGCKKEQPPPQLLVAAAAGGGAGGGRVERDRGQTGTGRDPVHPLGTRAPGAASLLCAPDVNCGPPDGSPPAAGGGAGASKAGNPAAAAAAAAVAAAAAAAAAAKPSDSGGGSGGGVGSPSAQGAKYPEHGNPAILLMGSANGGPVVKTDSQQPLVWPAWVYCTRYSDRPSSGPRTRKLKKKKNEKEDKRPRTAFTAEQLQRLKAEFQANRYITEQRRQTLAQELSLNESQIKIWFQNKRAKIKKATGIKNGLALHLMAQGLYNHSTTTVQDKDESE, encoded by the exons ATGGAAGAACAGCAGCCGGAACCTAAAAGTCAGCGCGACTCGGGCCTCGgcgcggcggcggtggcggcggcccCGGGcagcctgagcctgagcctgagccccGGCGCCAGCGGCAGCAGCGGCAGCGATGGAGACAGCGTGCCCGTGTCCCCGCAGCCCGCGCCCCCCTCGCCGCCCGCGGCGCCCTGCCTGCCGCCCCTGGCCCACCACCCTCacctccccccgcaccccccgcccccgccgccgccgccgccgcagcatCTCGCGGCGCCTGCTCACCAGCCGCAGCCCGCGGCCCAGCTGCACCGCACCACCAACTTTTTCATCGACAACATCCTGAGGCCGGACTTCGGCTGCAAAAAGGAGCAGCCGCCGCCGCAGCTcctggtggcggcggcggccggaGGAGGCGCAGGAGGAGGCCGGGTCGAGCGTGACAGAGGCCAGACCGGCACAGGTAGAGACCCTGTCCACCCGCTGGGCACGCGGGCGCCGGGCGCCGCCTCGCTCCTATGCGCCCCGGACGTGAACTGTGGCCCACCCGACGGCTCTCCGCCAGCCGCCGGCGGCGGTGCGGGTGCGTCTAAAGCCGGGaacccggcggcggcggcggccgcggcggccgtggcggcggcggccgcggcggccgcggcggccaAGCCTTCGGACAGCGGCGGCGGCAGTGGAGGCGGCGTGGGGAGCCCTAGTGCGCAGGGTGCCAAGTACCCGGAGCATGGCAACCCCGCCATCCTGCTTATGGGCTCAGCCAACGGCGGGCCCGTGGTCAAAACTGACTCGCAGCAGCCCCTCGTATGGCCCGCCTGGGTGTACTGCACGCGCTACTCGGATCGCCCGTCCTCTG GTCCGCGCACCAGGAagctgaagaagaagaagaacgagAAGGAGGACAAGCGGCCGCGGACGGCGTTCACCGCCGAGCAGCTGCAGAGACTCAAGGCGGAGTTCCAGGCGAACCGCTACATCACGGAGCAGCGGCGGCAGACCCTGGCCCAGGAGCTCAGCCTCAACGAGTCCCAGATCAAGATCTGGTTCCAGAACAAGCGCGCCAAGATCAAGAAAGCCACGGGCATCAAGAACGGCCTGGCGCTGCACCTCATGGCGCAGGGACTGTACAACCACTCCACCACCACGGTCCAGGACAAAGACGAGAGCGAGTAG